GCCATACCAGCTAAAAATAATAGCATACCTATAAGATCAAAAGACATTTCTCCTCCGCCATATATTACGGCATGTAAAAAGAGCACCCCAAATACCAGCGCAATCGTTGCTATGAATAAATAAACCTGCAATTTCATCATTGAAATGGAAACAACCGTTTGTTTTTTATTTTCCAAATTTTCACCCCGCGAGGAATTGGTCGATTACCTATATTTACGGATCACAAACAGCAAAGTTTCAAAAAATGGCTATTGCCGGCAGCTCCCCATTGCCTTTAGCCCTCCGCTTCTAATGCATTACCTTTACCTTGAAGCTTCAGCTGAATAAAACCAAAAATGGACGAAATGATTAATAATATTCCTGATAAAATGTAAATAAGCCGAACACCGATTAGATCAGTTAAGACCCCTATGCCCAAAATGGAGAAAACGAAAATCAATTCGTTTAAGACAGATTTAGCAGCAAGAATTTTCGTGAGCATTGTTTCATCTGCACTATTTTGATACATAGTGGTTTGCGCAAGATCCCGCAGCTGATAGGCAGGTCCCATCAATATTACAAATAGCAGCGCTAAGAAAGGATTCGAAATAAAACCATACCCCAAGGTAAGAATCCCGAAAGCACTGGATCCAATCAGCATAAAAATAATCAAACGGCCTTGCAGTAAATAAGAAAGCCGATAAATGAGGATTCCTCCAGCAATAGTGCCTAAGTAATATCCTCCGTTGATATAACCCCACCAAGACTCCCCTTTCCAAGGGCATCCTCCACATAGGTTAACGTAACTGCACCAATCCAAATCGTTCCTGCCCAAGCTTCTATTAAATCCATTATGATCAGGACTCGAAGCCCTTTATCCTGGAGGAGTATTTTCCAGCCAGCCGTTAGACTGGACAGCATCCGGAAGTTTGAGTTCACAGCAGGTGATTCGCTTTTTTATCAAAAACAAGCTTAGAATAGAAATAACAAGCAGAATGATCGTAATGATCAATGTGGATTGTTTGCCAAGGAAAGCTAACAGGATACCGCCAAAGGTCCACCCTGCAAACAAGAAAGTCTGGTCAACACTTGAGAGCAGGCTATTCGCTTTGACTCTTTGCTTTTTAGGAACAACAGCTTTTACCATGGACATTTTAATAGGCGAGAAAAAGCCATTGAAAAAGGATATAAGGGCCAACACTAAGAAAATAGCCATTAACATAAAATCCTTCATTTGCTGCAAGAATAATATCATTAATCCAGCAATCAGAACGATCTGGCTTATCTGGGAAAACTTCAATAGATTTACTGGCTGAAATCTATCCGAAATGGATGGAAGCAGTATATTACTGATCATTCTCGATATTACACTAATCAATGTGACGGCTGCAGAAAGTGCTGTGCTCCCTGTTTCATTATACAAATGCAGCACAACAGCCATCGTGTACAGGGCAAACCCAAGATTCGTTGCTGTCTGGCTTACTAGAAGAGCGTAAAATGAACGATTCATCACTATCCCCCTATCTAAAGTCGTTGCAAACCGGCATGATTTCTATAAAGTTAAGCTCTTAATCTAATATTGAAAATCTATCATTTAGCTTAACATATTGAAAAATGCCTGCAGCAGCCAGCTCGGTAATATGTTCTAACAATATAGATCATGGTAGCTTGTTCCTATTTTTCAGAAAAACATATCACGATTTTCATGAATGTCTGTATAATCAACTTAAACTATTAATAGAAAGGAGCTCAACAGAAAACGTGCTTTACATATGGGATATCGAAAAGATTATAAAAAACACCTTGGATGGGTTCCAATTGGATATTAACTATGAGTTCTGCAATACACTTACTGCACCCATGAGCTACAATGTCTCAACGAATACAATTAAATTTAACTACCTGAAAGTGAACGGCTACATTGCAAAAATTAATTTTAAAATTAAAGAAACAGATGAGAACCTGGTTAAATTAATGCTATTCCATGAAATCGGGTATTATCTGGACTTCAAGAAAAACAAACATGACATAAGAACGCTACTGTACGGAGAAGATGACGAAAAAGAACAGCTCATGTCTGAAATAGAA
This window of the Cytobacillus pseudoceanisediminis genome carries:
- a CDS encoding MFS transporter yields the protein MNRSFYALLVSQTATNLGFALYTMAVVLHLYNETGSTALSAAVTLISVISRMISNILLPSISDRFQPVNLLKFSQISQIVLIAGLMILFLQQMKDFMLMAIFLVLALISFFNGFFSPIKMSMVKAVVPKKQRVKANSLLSSVDQTFLFAGWTFGGILLAFLGKQSTLIITIILLVISILSLFLIKKRITCCELKLPDAVQSNGWLENTPPG